AGAAATACCTATAAATAGTACTCTGGAAGCATATTAATATAGTtgtattattcatattattatcGGTACTGTATTGAAAAATCATACTGGGGTATAATATACAGCAGCTATACAGAAACCACGAttaagtaatgcattagtttgGAAATGAGCATGGATGAAATGCTGTCCTAGGTTCGGCTGGAATGGGAAACATTCCTGGCATTACCCTCCAAGCTTGAAATTCACATATCAAGCTCTGCATCACTTCAAACCGCCTGACACATCAGCACTGCAGCCTTTTAGACATGCAATTACTGGAGCATCACCCACCACAATGAGTGCATCTGGCATCACTGGGGAGGAAAACTGCTGACATGAGCACGTTGCCATGCCAACCACCACCATCACTAAGCAGCAGCCTCGGCCAGTTCAACTGCTGCAAGGCCTCAACCGGCAAATCCTCTTTACTGAGGGGTTGAGCGATATTGTGAATAAGGTAACATTGCAATAGCTGAAGACAGGTTATCGATACTAAGTGTGTATCACgatatttgtttttaagtttGGGAACAGACGAACTACACGAgtgaaacagcagcagcacactGCAAAAAGGCTGTGAGAAACTGGTGTTTAACTCAACATTTGCAAAAGTGCACTATTTaagaagaaagaggaggaatAAATCCTTTTATAAAATGAGACGTCCTGACAGGCTGACATCTACTCCTGCTTGTTACTACACAGCTGCTATACGCTGGTTATCACTGTTTACAGGCCCCCCCGTGAGTCTCAATCAAAGCAGTCAGCCGCAAGAGGCTTATTACAGTGAATGTACCGTAGCTTAAAGGTGTCGTTACATGTTAACGGTGATAAAAAGCCAAaattcatttcatgtttttatgatTAGGCATGGTCACGGTAACAGCATGGTTTAACAGTAGGTTATGGTTGCCAAATATAATCAGACATCAtctcagttttcatttcagtgcataaaTGCAGAACTCAGCTGACGCGTTTGGTCATGTGTTTATATCACGGCTCAACCAATCATATTTTAGAAACAGTACTCTCCCTTTATTGACTGCTTTTCTGGTCATTGTCATGGTAGTACATGCAGTGGGTCCGTGTTCTGAAAGTAGGGCTTTCTtactaaagtaaaaaaataaattcaaattcTGATTTGAGcaatatcatttttaaatacatgcgATCCAGCAcctaaacataaacataagtTCATAAACAGCCAAAAGCAGCACAAGGGCAAACGTTACAACTTGCCCCATAGACTGGGTTAATGGCAACCAAGACCTGCGAAATACTATTCTCTAGAATCATttattcaaattatgcaaatacaGTGCTAAGTTGCTTGAACCAGATAAGCCTTTCAGtctaaatacacacaaaaatgaGCATCAAAATCAGTGAGCAGTGAGAACAGGCTCTCAAACACTGGCAAATTTATTCAATAACATTGACTTATTATAGTGTTTTTGGTTAACCTGTGAATAAACCGTTCAAGAAAATGATCTGTTCTGAacttttaacagagaaaattgtCTTCATTCTGTTTAGTTTGGAAGGTTCAGATAGAATAGCGTATAAAAATAACCCCTCCGTGTGGAGGCTTTACTTCAGCCCGCCTGGCTCTCGCTGCGCGGTTATATGCTACAAAATAGTGCTACGCTTTAGGCACTAcaagagaaatgaaaataatcTAGGTGTGAACAGTTTGCTGTTTGCTGCTGATGTTGCTGTTGAATGCAGCACTGTAAACGCATGTTTTACTTGGACCTACACAAAAAGCTGTTACGTTACACCCCTTGTTAGGCTGTGCTCTCCCTACTGACAGCACCCCTGTGACATCATTTTCCATGAGAATGATAATATACTGCCATACCGTCCACCTCTACCCTTCGCTGAGCGGGACGCACATCTCTGCTGCAGCTGTTGCTTTCTGAGCTGTAAGCGTGCTGCGTAAATGCAACCCACTGTGAACCATATGGAAAGAGCATATAAGGGCTGGGGGTCTAGACACAGATTAACAGCGCTGTAGTGTTTGACTAAATTACAAAGCTTACAGCCTTCAGATCTTCAATGTTCTAGGTCTTCTATCATTTCAGCTCATGATTGTTCATCAGTCATCTGTTTCAAGGGTTCCTGGCCATATTTCTTGTGACCGCTTATTCTATACTGCAGGTGCAGTGTCCTCCTATTGACTAGGTCCACTGCAACCTATAGAAACTGACCTATGAGGGAGCAAAAATGGTCCAGAGAAAGAACAGCCATATACTTTGAGCACGCGGCTCAGCGACTCCCAGTTAAAATTCTGGGCCTTCAGCTTCATCTGTTACTACATTCACGCTCGTGAAATCTGCTTTCGAACGCAGGCTTTACTTTCGCTGCGAAAGAAATGCGAGCACAGATAAAGCAGCAGGCCATAACAGGAGCCAAAATAAGAGCTACAGAGGGGAGAGAAGGTAAAGAAAGCCATACATTCTAAGGAAActattctaaaacatttttgacCTGGTGAGCACTGCCTTTACAGATCTGCCTGCAGCTGTGAAGGCCAAGCACACTGGGGTTTCCAAGCCGTAAAGTTTAAAGGAAGGAAAACGGTAGACAAGCCCACCATATGTACATACAGCACTGTTCATCTGTCAGAGATCTCCCAGCATTCACTTACCTCCCAGtcaaacagccattaaaaagtacattttatagGGAGCATTCCTGAGGATTAGATATAAAACAATTCACCTGCATTAAGCTGGAAAGTCACAGGAAAAACAAGCGAAAAAACAGGACTTTACCAAAACTGTTCATATAACCATGTAAGACCTGGTAAAGCATCAAAACCgtacttaaagcttttgtcCTTGAGGGAAAACAAAGTCCTATTTTCTGCCTTAAAGCTGAAAAATAAGTTTcttgcacttaatggccattttgactggaaatgaaatgaatggaagtctGTGACGTTTGCACAGCACTTTGTATTTCATGCATCacatacaaaacaaaatttCAGCTCCGTTTCAGCGAACTTGGTCTATTTTGTAGTTTTGGCAGGATTGGCCCTGTGACTAATCTACACAAAAAGTCCaccccaaagaaaacaaaaccaaaaaacaacaaaaaagcgcGCCTGCACAATTAGACAACTGACACGCACAAGCAGCGATTAGAGTCAAGAGCTGAAAGCCCTTTGTTAAATATGAATGTTGATAATTATGTAAACAGCAAGCTCCAGTTTGACTGCACACTTGGCCCATACTGCATGGAAACAAACCAATTAGAGCGATTACTTTGTCACATCCCACACACGATATAGCATAAATTCCACATTTATCTCCATCATTAGATTAAACCTATAAAACAAAACCGCTCCCTCCACATTACGTCGTAGCTTTAGGTGTGTTTTCAGGTGTAAAGGCAGGATTTAAAACCAGGTTAGACCACTTGTTTAATGCCAGGCTCAAATTtaatcttattttcttttcaattaTCAAATGTATACAAATGCTCTAGAGAAGAGATAATGGTAGTAAATGGACTTGTACAAAAATTAAtggagagaaacaaaaacaaagccttCAATACTCGAGTCTCAATCACCTGGAAACGATGCAGGTTAGGTTCCAACACTTTCAACTGTCACTCAAACTGGATGAACTTCAGAAAAACACCATTTTAAATCGGGAGGCCCAGTTGTGCTCGAGACGCAGCCAGCAGAATTCTGCTTCAGCCCCAGCTTTACTTTACAGCAAACTGTGGACCTGACCGAACTAATCATGGTCTTCAGGAGCAACTGACTGTTACAGCCAGTTGCCAAATCAGAGCTGGAATCGTGTTCTTCAAGAGCATTTCACACGCTGCTTCAGACCTAAACAGCAGTAGGAATGTCTACATAAAAACTGACCGTTACAAAGAGTTAACACTTAAGGAACAGTGTGTGCTGGTGACACGAAGAACATGGTGATAAAGCCATCGCTGAGGAGAGCCTGCACtcctgacaaaaacaaaaaaaagaggaacATGGGGTTTGGCAGAAGGACCTTCAGGTGTGGAAATTCTTCTCATGACCAAGTAAATTCAGTCACATAACACAGACACCCTCAGACATGCTCCAATCAGCTGCAAAATGACTTTTACTGCAGTTTAATACACGTTATTAAAATCAGCATCACAACTTCTGGTTTTCTTCAACGAACGAAAGAATTTCAATTAAAAAGGGGTAAACGATCATCCCACCTTGACGTGTGCCAAAAAGggtgaggggggaaaaaaaaaaaaaaaaaaaaaatttacactGGCAGGCGTAGTTTTCCcctttttgattaaaaaaaaccaTCACTGAAGGggaaaacaattaaaaagagaaaagaaaaaaatacagctgTACACTACTCGTAATAAACTCATGAATACAAGATTTCAAACATCCGAACTTGAGCTTCAAGTCAAGGACTATGACGAGTTCTGCTGTTTAGACCCATGTCTGTTATTGTGATTTGTCCTCCCCATTTAACCTTGTTCCCTCCACCCAAGTTGGAccaagattaaaaaaaaggaaaagacgCATGGCTCGGTAGGCTCTGCCGATCAAGCTTCCAATACTAAGTAGCTAGTCCTGCTAGGCTGACTGGCTCTCATGTGATCCCCTGCCCCACTGGTGGGAAAAATGCAGTTGTGATGAAGTTCAGCACCCCTGCTGGTACAACCTGGTACAACAGGATTGTGTggaggggaagaaaaaaaaaaacggacaGGCTCGGGTGACCTTGTCAAAGGGTCCACTCCTCTGCTGCTCAAAGTCTGGTGGTTCTTGTGTAGGAGCAAAAGGTAGAGCTGGGGTAGAGGGGGTGAGGGGTGTTTGGGTTGGGTCGGGTCCCTAAGCCCATGAAATTGGGACTCAGTGGCACCATGGAACATTGGAGTGGACTACAGCTGTGGTTTACGATCCCAGCCGGGGTCTTTTCCGTGGAGACATTTCCTCCTCATCGTCgtcctcctcttcatcttcttcgTCTTCATCGTCTGGGTAGTCCACAAGGCCAACCAGTCCGGCCTGGTGAGAGAAACATGAATCAGTGCACAATGCACGTCAGGCGAATATCAATACAAAAAGAATCCACCAATGAGAAAATGCACTAAACTATCATTATACTATACAGCTATGCCTGTACTGATGTACATGAAGTtacaaaaacagatttattattaagtttttttttttttgatgagaCCCATTAAGTTCATAGTAACGTTCAATTTGAACAAGTCAAACCAACCTTCACCACTGGGGTAGAGggcagtgctgctgctgctgccttgCCTGAGGAGCCGTTCGGACTGGCAGGTGAAGCAGATGGGGCTGGTTTGCTGCTGGCACCATTGGTTCCATTGGCAGCCCCTGCAGAATGAGAGAAGGTAAACTTAAAGCTGCCTGTTGGTGTCCGCTTTGGAAGGTTCTCTTTGTCCTCACTTTCTTTAACTGCAACGAGATAAGAGACGAGTGTGAGGAACGGTGGATTACCTTTCCAAAGAGGTGAGGATAAATTCTACACATTTCAGACAGAAATAGTATGGAATACCTTTCTTTGCCCCCATATACTTTCCATAGGCTTCTGGAAAGTCTTCATCGACTCTCTTCTCAACCCCTGCGTCTGCATCGTCTTCATCCTCATCTTCATTAAACCAcatttcttcatcatcatccaGAGCCCGAGCATCACGACGGTACCTGTAAACAAGTCACATTTTTCCGTAAaaggacctgctctgtgaaaAATCTCATCCTAAATACAGCTGATGAGAattttggtgtccaaagtttgctactttagttttgcactggagtttTGAGGCTAATATTGCAAACAAATAGTGGAAGCTTATAGCCTTTCAACCAATCATGCAAAAAGCATGCATAAATGCTCACAAACGtgcctcaaaccacatcaagttGTTAAAGTAAACCTGAAATTTAACTTAACAAAATTTGTCATTCAAAAGACAAAATACTCTTGTAATGTAAGTGTAATTACTTTTGGACGGCTCAAAAACGGGTTCTGATCGTcatcaacagaaaaaaaacaacactaacCAACGACCTGTTAGTCCTCCCCTCTTCTTTCACCCTACCTATCTACAAGTGAAATGCTAAGCTAGCTCAGATACCCTCAGTGAAACTGTGTTTAACTCACAAATATGACACAGCACTGGAGGAAAATGCTTTagaatttctctttatttcatttttcatttcacattgACCAAGTCATCCCAAACAGACCTGCTTACAAGATTTGTATGACGTATAGAAAAACTTAATAGGTTTCCTGAATCATTACATAAAACCTCTGATAACGCAGAAAACACATTGAAATAGGAATGTTTCTCGACTGACCTGCTGAGCCCCCggctctgtctgtctttttcctgCTCGTAGCGGCCCTTCAGGCCTTTGAACGTTTGAACATACTCGATGGATTCAAGTGCTTTGTAGAAGTTGTCCACTATGTGAGCAATGAGCGATTTTATGTCCTCCTGATTccaaggggggaaaaaaaaaaggtcacttCAAGATATGCCTGCCATCAAAATTAGTTATAAAATTTTAGGAACTATGTCGAGAACCTACCACTTTGATGAATTCAAATAGTTCTATTATGGCAGAGTTGAGAAGATTATATCTCGTCCCGTTGTCCAACAAAGCATTAATGACGGGCTCAAATAGGTTCCCTTTAATGATGTAGCGGTTATAATACTCATCCTTCAGTCCTATTATTCTCCTCATGAACCGCAAGGCACCTGCACAATTAAGGAACAGTAAGCACATTGTACTGCATTACGTTTTGCTTTctacaaagatttttttttacaaagccTGTTCTTAACTATTCCCATATTTGACAAAAGTCTTCTAGTGGAACAGAAGGCAGTCTTCTCCACAAAGTGGAATGATTGGCGGTGAAAAGAACCGCCCAAATGAGCCTCGAGACTCACATAGTGCCAAGAAGGTGTGCTTGGAGTTCATAAGCACCAGGACTCTCCGCAGTAGGTCTTTATTCATTATGTAGTTCTTTATGTGGTAAGTATGGTGCTCTACGCAGAAGGTCAGCAGCTCCAGTATCAGAGCCAAAAGCTGAGCTGTCTGAAAATTGTCTGAGgtagcaggagaaagagaacagactTTAAGCAAACCTTAGAACAAAGTAAGTAATGCTTACACTGGGTTGCAGgtactgaaagcaaaacaagctTACCTGGACAAACTGGAATGCCCTTTGTAGTTCCCTCTGGTAAATCtatgaaaataatacatttctctGAACTTTATCATGATACAGTTCAAGTCTTGTAACAGACAACAAATGCACTTTCAAGTTAGTTTCAAGCAAATTATACATATAAATTCATATTATGGAGAACTTaccctttctctcctctgctgTATTGGCAAGCAGTGGGGCTGTGAGAACATGCATGCAGTACTTGTAGAAAAAGCTGAGGAATTcagtcttttctgttttctgggGACACAAATGTTCAAACAGGACAGACAAGtcaacaaaaaattacaaagaaatcaaagaaaaatcaaaggaaaatatgaTTAGCATCACCAATGATGGAAATTACAGGATTACAGGCGCAGCTCATTGACAGAATACAAGATACATTTCAGCTTGAATTGTACATATTCTCGCATATAAAATAGCCTGTAGTGTGctgatttcattgttttatgaatattattcattttttcaagtAATACCTTATAAACTCGACTAAAATGCTCACCTCTAAAATTAActtaaaaagaaattcaaaCAATACATTCAATGATACTAAACCGAACCACATTAAGAAGACAAACACTAAATAATACTTAGGCAAGTAAAATACGCAACAATACATAATACACAtgatttcaattaaatacatattattccccatatataaaataacaaagactATAAAATCTAATCTTAATTCTGAACCTTAacagtaataaatataaaatacaataacaGCTCCTGCAAAATCTCACACTGTAAAAACCTAACCTCTATCAACTGACATCAGAGAGACGGAGGGTAGCTAATGATTACTATCCTAGTTGCCATGGCGTTAGAAATAATAGGGCCTTATCTACACAATACATGTGTCAATTCCAAAGGCCAGCTTTCTACTAATGACTACTAGGACATGCTTCACAGAGAATAACTGAGGAGGAAACATTTGTTTATCCCGCCTTGCAAGGCAGAGATAGCAGAAATGTTGCGAGGTGCAGCGGTAACTCACATTGGTGGGTGCCAGCATGTTCTCAGGGTCGATGAGGGTTCGGAGCAGCCCCATGAGCTGCACCGCGCCGCCCAGCTCAGGGTCTGAGTCACAGATCATCTGCTTTATCACCAGATTTATCAGCAGAACATCCTGAAAACACGCATGAAAAGACATCCTCAGGAACCCAAGAAATGCATAGTTATATATGCAAATTATATAGTAATAATCACAAGAATAGTccataaatataattaaatacattACTTTGTTCTATGTAACCATAGTTACCTAGATACCAATATCTGTAGAAGTTGATTTTTGTCACTCACTGACAAAACTGAGGtcactgttcattttatattatgtttctAACAGCCTTTACATTATCATGAACAAGGATTCAGGGTAAATTTTTGTCTGACAAGAAATGCAGCAAAGGACTGAGATAGAAGACCCCTCTGCCAGTCAACCAATCATAAGCAATCACTGGAGATATATTCGAGAAAGGTGTAAATGGCTAACATCTCGCTGTTGACTTGTAATCTGGTCACTCGAGATGAAAACTGATGCCATGTGTGAAGAGGCCCATGTATAACGATAATGATATCAATTAAGGTCTTTGCAGAGGCTACAGGTGGCTCCTCAGTTTGACGATCAACgttttacactgtaaataatgtaataacttcAGTTTGTTTCGTAAACCCAGTTAAAACTGCTGATCTGATTTTAAATGCTTTGCTCATCAGTTGCTATATTGGACATGCTCATATACCATGTTGTTCTACAGTGCTGGTACTCACATCATCATCTGCCTGCTGAGGCTCCTGCATTACAAACTCTCGGACCATGGAAGGACTAAACTCCACCAGATACGAGAAAATATCTGTGGCTGCAGCTCTCACCTGGAGGTCATCCATACCCTAAACACAGTGTTCACATTGAACACACACCCAAAGCAGAGCTTAACATCATGGATGCAGATTATATGGTAATCAGATATCTAAACTGAGTCCAGTAAAAAGGATCAATGAGCATTTTGTGGGCActgaaattttatttacatcaaaagttcaataaaaaaaaaaagcaataacaatTCTCGGCTATAAATAACAATATCTGAACTGTTAAAAATACCACGACTAAAACAAACGCATGTAGCTTACCATAATGATTTCCAGCGCAGGAAGAATTCCTAGGTTCGCTAACGTTTTGAAGAAAGCGTCCCTATTCTGAGgttgcagtgtttgtgaaaacgCACAAAACTCTTTGAAAAAGTTGACCTGTGGAGATCAAATTTTACGGTTACACAAACATCAGTAAAAGACCACTGTTCAAAGCATACAGAATTGataagagaaggaggagaggtgCAGCTGCGATCTTACCAGCTCCCTCCTTTTCCCTTCCTCTGTTGCTTCATCTGTGAGCTGAGCAAATACTTCAGTCAGAAACTTCTCATCCTCCTAGTGAAGAggggaaaaatattttaatgagaaaaaaaaattacttaaaaaaagaagaaaaaaaaaagaagaagaatgagaAATTTCCACGACAATAAAAGTATAATCACATCATCAGAGTGTCTCTGGAGGAGGGTAAAGCAGTACAACAGTGGTAGCAGAGAAAAAGCATTGCACCCTGATAAACAAGCATCTCAGGTTCTTTTTACACTCCACCCCCATAGATTTATTGGAGAAGAACCTATAATGTAATTTAGTAAGTTTAGTACAAGCTTAATAACCCTTTAGAAACTCACTGTTTTAAAGCTGAAAGGTATGAGCTGAAACATGATGTGACTACGCCAGCACTGTAAGCTGAGATAGAGATGCTGagcatttctttgttttttatcttAGAGACTGTCTTCAAGAGAGTGAGTGTTGTTCAAATTGCAAAACTTCATGTCTCATGTCATCTATATGTATCTGTGGTCTGGCTTTCACACAGCACAGTGTCCCTCTCTGGCAGTGTCAGGTGTGCAGGAGATTGTAATATCCCAGATTTTATTGTTTGAGTATTATTCCATTTTTTTGAGTAATGCTTACAAATTTGACTGAAATACTCATCCCTGAAAttaactaaaagaaaaaaaaatcttatgttGCACACTTGAAAGGCACATGCACATTCCTAATAAATCAAACATACATTCAATGATACAACACTGCACCACATTAAGAACCCTTAAGACACTAACAATACGTAATACAAGCAATAGATaaacaacacacaaaacaatccACTGTTATCGTGTCACAATAGACAATAAAACAATGTGCGTCCTCTTTTATGACCAGTTCATCGCTTGTGCTCTGCGAATGCCTAAGAACAATACGCTACTCCTCGGTTCAATTCAATACACATGCCTTTGATTAAGAGTCAAAACGGCTTGCTGGCTCTGAACGTACGCGTTATCCAATGACGTGGCTTGTCTCTGACAACACTGCTTTCATAAATATGTCTCATCTCTTGTTCGTTTTTCTTCGTCAAAAAAAATACAGACCTCACGAGGGCATGATGCAGTTGAGAAGACTCACCTGAAGCATGCTAACTATCTCCACCTTGTTGAAAAAGATAAATGACGTGAGCGTGGAAAGGAAGTTCTCTTCGAAGACGGATGGCGTGGGCAGGATGATATCTTGAATGTACTGCACCCGATATGTCTGGTGAATCTTCTGCCTAAGTTCTGAGTCCGTGATGGGGATGACCTCCTTGAATTTGGCCGTCTTGGTGAGGAACTCCCGGTGCCTCTTGGGCTGAACCAGGGCCGGGTCATACTCAAGGCAGCCCACAACGTCCATGATGCAGTCGTCAGAGAACATGACTTCGAACAAGGTGGCCTTGTTGAGGAAGAGAACGCCACGTACAATCTCATAAAGATGGTGCAGGCCCTCCCGGTTGTCCAGATCTTCGCACGTCCTGAAAAGCTGAAGGAGCTTCTTGATGTAGCCTTCACTCATGAGCGCCAGCGCCAGCTTTTCCCGACGGATGGGCGAAGagagcacagaggtcaccagGTCAGCTATCTCCTCCAGACGAGCCAGCTCGCAGGCGGGTAGCTCCACCAAGTGGCTGGTCTCCGGCATCTCCTCAAAGCGCTCTTCCTCGGATTCATCAATGGGGTCCTGAGTGATCTCCAAGGATGGATCTTTTCCTTGTACCTAAGagtaaacaaaaatatagtCAGCGACACAAATACACGTGATTAGGGGTATAAATCTCTGACCCCATAAACTTAAATTACGATTCCTTAGGAGTTCACTGAAAACCCAAAACGTGAATGGAGAAATATATGGCAATACAGACAATCAGGGCTCTGAACcagttcaaacaaaaaaaatatatatcacagAAATAATCGTTATTTTGACGGTAAAGATAATCACTCGTAACTGTTCTGGGACAGAAACTTTTCAGTCAT
This Pygocentrus nattereri isolate fPygNat1 chromosome 22, fPygNat1.pri, whole genome shotgun sequence DNA region includes the following protein-coding sequences:
- the LOC108429270 gene encoding serine/threonine-protein phosphatase 4 regulatory subunit 3 isoform X1, with amino-acid sequence MSDTRRRVKVYTLNEDRQWDDRGTGHVSSTYVERLKGISLLVRAESDGSLLLESKISPNTAYQKQQDTLIVWSEAENYDLALSFQEKAGCDEIWEKICQVQGKDPSLEITQDPIDESEEERFEEMPETSHLVELPACELARLEEIADLVTSVLSSPIRREKLALALMSEGYIKKLLQLFRTCEDLDNREGLHHLYEIVRGVLFLNKATLFEVMFSDDCIMDVVGCLEYDPALVQPKRHREFLTKTAKFKEVIPITDSELRQKIHQTYRVQYIQDIILPTPSVFEENFLSTLTSFIFFNKVEIVSMLQEDEKFLTEVFAQLTDEATEEGKRRELVNFFKEFCAFSQTLQPQNRDAFFKTLANLGILPALEIIMGMDDLQVRAAATDIFSYLVEFSPSMVREFVMQEPQQADDDDVLLINLVIKQMICDSDPELGGAVQLMGLLRTLIDPENMLAPTNKTEKTEFLSFFYKYCMHVLTAPLLANTAEERKDLPEGTTKGIPVCPDNFQTAQLLALILELLTFCVEHHTYHIKNYIMNKDLLRRVLVLMNSKHTFLALCALRFMRRIIGLKDEYYNRYIIKGNLFEPVINALLDNGTRYNLLNSAIIELFEFIKVEDIKSLIAHIVDNFYKALESIEYVQTFKGLKGRYEQEKDRQSRGLSRYRRDARALDDDEEMWFNEDEDEDDADAGVEKRVDEDFPEAYGKYMGAKKVKESEDKENLPKRTPTGSFKFTFSHSAGAANGTNGASSKPAPSASPASPNGSSGKAAAAALPSTPVVKAGLVGLVDYPDDEDEEDEEEDDDEEEMSPRKRPRLGS
- the LOC108429270 gene encoding serine/threonine-protein phosphatase 4 regulatory subunit 3 isoform X2, which codes for MSDTRRRVKVYTLNEDRQWDDRGTGHVSSTYVERLKGISLLVRAESDGSLLLESKISPNTAYQKQQDTLIVWSEAENYDLALSFQEKAGCDEIWEKICQVQGKDPSLEITQDPIDESEEERFEEMPETSHLVELPACELARLEEIADLVTSVLSSPIRREKLALALMSEGYIKKLLQLFRTCEDLDNREGLHHLYEIVRGVLFLNKATLFEVMFSDDCIMDVVGCLEYDPALVQPKRHREFLTKTAKFKEVIPITDSELRQKIHQTYRVQYIQDIILPTPSVFEENFLSTLTSFIFFNKVEIVSMLQEDEKFLTEVFAQLTDEATEEGKRRELVNFFKEFCAFSQTLQPQNRDAFFKTLANLGILPALEIIMGMDDLQVRAAATDIFSYLVEFSPSMVREFVMQEPQQADDDDVLLINLVIKQMICDSDPELGGAVQLMGLLRTLIDPENMLAPTNKTEKTEFLSFFYKYCMHVLTAPLLANTAEERKDLPEGTTKGIPVCPDNFQTAQLLALILELLTFCVEHHTYHIKNYIMNKDLLRRVLVLMNSKHTFLALCALRFMRRIIGLKDEYYNRYIIKGNLFEPVINALLDNGTRYNLLNSAIIELFEFIKVEDIKSLIAHIVDNFYKALESIEYVQTFKGLKGRYEQEKDRQSRGLSRYRRDARALDDDEEMWFNEDEDEDDADAGVEKRVDEDFPEAYGKYMGAKKGAANGTNGASSKPAPSASPASPNGSSGKAAAAALPSTPVVKAGLVGLVDYPDDEDEEDEEEDDDEEEMSPRKRPRLGS